The Octopus sinensis unplaced genomic scaffold, ASM634580v1 Contig13849, whole genome shotgun sequence genome contains a region encoding:
- the LOC118761476 gene encoding uncharacterized protein LOC118761476 isoform X13: protein MCTPYCLYAYTYTHLDVYNIHTPGCVHPTVCMHTHRYTYTHLDVYNTHTPGCVHHTVCMHTHRHTYTHLDVYTLLSVCIHIDTHIHTWMCTTHPLLDVYTLLSVCIHIHTHIHTWMCTTYTHLDVYTLLSVCIHIDTHIHTWMCTTHTHLDVYTLLSVCIHIDTHIHTWMCTTHPLLDVYTLLSVCIHIDTHIHTWMCTTHPLLDVYTLLSMHTHRHTYTHLDVYNTHTPGCVHPTVCMHTHTHTPMCTTHTYSPACTHTHTWMCTPYCLCTHIHLCVQHAHTHTNLDVYTLLSLCTHIHTHLGVQHTHTNLDVYTLLSLCTHIHTHIYVYNVHTYTHICVCNTHTIYTCMHTHSYTAVHVCTQWFLPQQKCSIVLLGFIVYIHINMNVFICT, encoded by the exons ATGTGTACACCCtactgtctgtatgcatacac atatacacacctggatGTGTACAACATACACACTCCTGGATGTGTACACCCtactgtctgtatgcatacacatagatacacatatacacacctggatgtgtacaacacacacacacctggatgTGTACACCAtactgtctgtatgcatacacatagacacacatat acacacctggatgTGTACACCCtactgtctgtatgcatacacatagacacacatatacacacctggatGTGTACAACACACCCACTCCTGGATGTGTATACACtactgtctgtatgcatacacatacacacacatatacacacctggatgtgtacaacatacacacacctggATGTGTACACCCtactgtctgtatgcatacacatagacacacatatacacacctggatgtgtacaacacacacacacctggatgTGTATACACtactgtctgtatgcatacacatagacacac atatacacacctggatGTGTACAACACACCCACTCCTGGATGTGTATACACtactgtctgtatgcatacacatagacacacatatacacacctggatGTGTACAACACACCCACTCCTGGATGTGTATACACTACtgtctatgcatacacatagacacacatatacacacctggatgtgtacaacacacacacacctggat gTGTACACCCTActgtctgtatgcacacacatacacacacacctatgtgtacaacacacacatattcacctgcatgcacacacacacacacctggat GTGTACACCCTACTGtctctgcacacacatacatctatgtgtacaacacgcacacacacacacaaacttggaTGTGTACACCCTACTGTctctttgcacacacatacacacacatctaggtgtacaacacacacacacaaaccttgaTGTGTACACCCTACTGTccctttgcacacacatacacacacacatctatgtgtataatgtacacacatacacacacatctgtgtgtgcaacacacacaccatatacacctgcatgcacacacactcatacaccgctgtgcatgtatgcacacaatgGTTTCTCCCCCAGCAGAAATGTTCTATTGTTTTACTaggttttattgtatatatacacattaacatgaatgtttttatttgtacataa
- the LOC118761476 gene encoding uncharacterized protein LOC118761476 isoform X3, with protein MWTTHTLLDVYTLLSVCIHIDTHIHTWMCTTYTLLDVYTLLSVCIHIDTHIHTWMCTTYTLLDVYTLLSVCIHIDTHIHTWMCTTHPLLDVYTLLSVCIHIDTHIHTWMCTTYTLLDVYTLLSVCIHIDTHIHTWMCTTHPLLDVYTLLSVCIHIDTHIHTWMCTTYTLLDVYTLLSVCIHIDTHIHTWMCTTHPPGCVHPTVCMHTHRHTYTHLDVYNIHTPGCVHPTVCMHTHRHTYTHLDVYNTPTPGCVHPTVCMHTHRHTYTHLDVYTLLSVCIHIDTHIHTWMCTTHPLLDVYTLLSVCIHIDTHIHTWMCTTYTLLDVYTLLSVCIHIHTHIHTWMCTTYTHLDVYTLLSVCIHIDTHIHTWMCTTHTHLDVYTLLSVCIHIDTHIHTWMCTTHPLLDVYTLLSVCIHIDTHIHTWMCTTHPLLDVYTLLSMHTHRHTYTHLDVYNTHTPGCVHPTVCMHTHTHTPMCTTHTYSPACTHTHTWMCTPYCLCTHIHLCVQHAHTHTNLDVYTLLSLCTHIHTHLGVQHTHTNLDVYTLLSLCTHIHTHIYVYNVHTYTHICVCNTHTIYTCMHTHSYTAVHVCTQWFLPQQKCSIVLLGFIVYIHINMNVFICT; from the exons atgtggacaacacacacactcctGGATGTGTACACActactgtctgtatgtatacacatagacacacatatacacacctggatGTGTACAACATACACACTCCTGGATGTGTACACCCtactgtctgtatgcatacacatagacacac atatacacacctggatGTGTACAACATACACACTCCTGGATGTGTACACCCtactgtctgtatgcatacacatagacacacatatacacacctggatGTGTACAACACACCCACTCCTGGATGTGTACACCCtactgtctgtatgcatacacatagacacacatatacacacctggatGTGTACAACATACACACTCCTGGATGTGTACACCCtactgtctgtatgcatacacatagacacacatatacacacctggatGTGTACAACACACCCACTCCTGGATGTGTACACCCtactgtctgtatgcatacacatagacacacatatacacacctggatGTGTACAACATACACACTCCTGGATGTGTACACCCtactgtctgtatgcatacacatagacacacatatacacacctggatGTGTACAACACACCCTCCTGGATGTGTACACCCtactgtctgtatgcatacacatagacacacatatacacacctggatGTGTACAACATACACACTCCTGGATGTGTACACCCtactgtctgtatgcatacacatagacacacatatacacacctggatGTGTACAACACACCCACTCCTGGATGTGTACACCCtactgtctgtatgcatacacatagacacacatacacacacctggaT GTGTACACCCtactgtctgtatgcatacacatagacacacatatacacacctggatGTGTACAACACACCCACTCCTGGATGTGTACACCCtactgtctgtatgcatacacatagacacacatatacacacctggatGTGTACAACATACACACTCCTGGATGTGTACACCCtactgtctgtatgcatacac atacacacacatatacacacctggatgtgtacaacatacacacacctggATGTGTACACCCtactgtctgtatgcatacacatagacacacatatacacacctggatgtgtacaacacacacacacctggatgTGTATACACtactgtctgtatgcatacacatagacacac atatacacacctggatGTGTACAACACACCCACTCCTGGATGTGTATACACtactgtctgtatgcatacacatagacacacatatacacacctggatGTGTACAACACACCCACTCCTGGATGTGTATACACTACtgtctatgcatacacatagacacacatatacacacctggatgtgtacaacacacacacacctggat gTGTACACCCTActgtctgtatgcacacacatacacacacacctatgtgtacaacacacacatattcacctgcatgcacacacacacacacctggat GTGTACACCCTACTGtctctgcacacacatacatctatgtgtacaacacgcacacacacacacaaacttggaTGTGTACACCCTACTGTctctttgcacacacatacacacacatctaggtgtacaacacacacacacaaaccttgaTGTGTACACCCTACTGTccctttgcacacacatacacacacacatctatgtgtataatgtacacacatacacacacatctgtgtgtgcaacacacacaccatatacacctgcatgcacacacactcatacaccgctgtgcatgtatgcacacaatgGTTTCTCCCCCAGCAGAAATGTTCTATTGTTTTACTaggttttattgtatatatacacattaacatgaatgtttttatttgtacataa
- the LOC118761476 gene encoding uncharacterized protein LOC118761476 isoform X23, with translation MWTTHTLLDVYTLLSVCIHIDTHIHTWMCTTYTLLDVYTLLSVCIHIDTHIHTWMCTTHPLLDVYTLLSVCIHIDTHIHTWMCTTHTHLDVYTLLSVCIHIDTHIHTWMCTTHPLLDVYTLLSVCIHIDTHIHTWMCTTHPLLDVYTLLSMHTHRHTYTHLDVYNTHTPGCVHPTVCMHTHTHTPMCTTHTYSPACTHTHTWMCTPYCLCTHIHLCVQHAHTHTNLDVYTLLSLCTHIHTHLGVQHTHTNLDVYTLLSLCTHIHTHIYVYNVHTYTHICVCNTHTIYTCMHTHSYTAVHVCTQWFLPQQKCSIVLLGFIVYIHINMNVFICT, from the exons atgtggacaacacacacactcctGGATGTGTACACActactgtctgtatgtatacacatagacacacatatacacacctggatGTGTACAACATACACACTCCTGGATGTGTACACCCtactgtctgtatgcatacacatagacacacatatacacacctggatGTGTACAACACACCCACTCCTGGATGTGTACACCCtactgtctgtatgcatacac atagacacacatatacacacctggatgtgtacaacacacacacacctggatgTGTATACACtactgtctgtatgcatacacatagacacac atatacacacctggatGTGTACAACACACCCACTCCTGGATGTGTATACACtactgtctgtatgcatacacatagacacacatatacacacctggatGTGTACAACACACCCACTCCTGGATGTGTATACACTACtgtctatgcatacacatagacacacatatacacacctggatgtgtacaacacacacacacctggat gTGTACACCCTActgtctgtatgcacacacatacacacacacctatgtgtacaacacacacatattcacctgcatgcacacacacacacacctggat GTGTACACCCTACTGtctctgcacacacatacatctatgtgtacaacacgcacacacacacacaaacttggaTGTGTACACCCTACTGTctctttgcacacacatacacacacatctaggtgtacaacacacacacacaaaccttgaTGTGTACACCCTACTGTccctttgcacacacatacacacacacatctatgtgtataatgtacacacatacacacacatctgtgtgtgcaacacacacaccatatacacctgcatgcacacacactcatacaccgctgtgcatgtatgcacacaatgGTTTCTCCCCCAGCAGAAATGTTCTATTGTTTTACTaggttttattgtatatatacacattaacatgaatgtttttatttgtacataa
- the LOC118761476 gene encoding uncharacterized protein LOC118761476 isoform X7, whose translation MCTTYTLLDVYTLLSVCIHIDTHIHTWMCTTHPLLDVYTLLSVCIHIDTHIHTWMCTTYTLLDVYTLLSVCIHIDTHIHTWMCTTHPLLDVYTLLSVCIHIDTHIHTWMCTTYTLLDVYTLLSVCIHIDTHIHTWMCTTHPPGCVHPTVCMHTHRHTYTHLDVYNIHTPGCVHPTVCMHTHRHTYTHLDVYNTPTPGCVHPTVCMHTHRHTYTHLDVYTLLSVCIHIDTHIHTWMCTTHPLLDVYTLLSVCIHIDTHIHTWMCTTYTLLDVYTLLSVCIHIHTHIHTWMCTTYTHLDVYTLLSVCIHIDTHIHTWMCTTHTHLDVYTLLSVCIHIDTHIHTWMCTTHPLLDVYTLLSVCIHIDTHIHTWMCTTHPLLDVYTLLSMHTHRHTYTHLDVYNTHTPGCVHPTVCMHTHTHTPMCTTHTYSPACTHTHTWMCTPYCLCTHIHLCVQHAHTHTNLDVYTLLSLCTHIHTHLGVQHTHTNLDVYTLLSLCTHIHTHIYVYNVHTYTHICVCNTHTIYTCMHTHSYTAVHVCTQWFLPQQKCSIVLLGFIVYIHINMNVFICT comes from the exons atGTGTACAACATACACACTCCTGGATGTGTACACCCtactgtctgtatgcatacacatagacacacatatacacacctggatGTGTACAACACACCCACTCCTGGATGTGTACACCCtactgtctgtatgcatacacatagacacacatatacacacctggatGTGTACAACATACACACTCCTGGATGTGTACACCCtactgtctgtatgcatacacatagacacacatatacacacctggatGTGTACAACACACCCACTCCTGGATGTGTACACCCtactgtctgtatgcatacacatagacacacatatacacacctggatGTGTACAACATACACACTCCTGGATGTGTACACCCtactgtctgtatgcatacacatagacacacatatacacacctggatGTGTACAACACACCCTCCTGGATGTGTACACCCtactgtctgtatgcatacacatagacacacatatacacacctggatGTGTACAACATACACACTCCTGGATGTGTACACCCtactgtctgtatgcatacacatagacacacatatacacacctggatGTGTACAACACACCCACTCCTGGATGTGTACACCCtactgtctgtatgcatacacatagacacacatacacacacctggaT GTGTACACCCtactgtctgtatgcatacacatagacacacatatacacacctggatGTGTACAACACACCCACTCCTGGATGTGTACACCCtactgtctgtatgcatacacatagacacacatatacacacctggatGTGTACAACATACACACTCCTGGATGTGTACACCCtactgtctgtatgcatacac atacacacacatatacacacctggatgtgtacaacatacacacacctggATGTGTACACCCtactgtctgtatgcatacacatagacacacatatacacacctggatgtgtacaacacacacacacctggatgTGTATACACtactgtctgtatgcatacacatagacacac atatacacacctggatGTGTACAACACACCCACTCCTGGATGTGTATACACtactgtctgtatgcatacacatagacacacatatacacacctggatGTGTACAACACACCCACTCCTGGATGTGTATACACTACtgtctatgcatacacatagacacacatatacacacctggatgtgtacaacacacacacacctggat gTGTACACCCTActgtctgtatgcacacacatacacacacacctatgtgtacaacacacacatattcacctgcatgcacacacacacacacctggat GTGTACACCCTACTGtctctgcacacacatacatctatgtgtacaacacgcacacacacacacaaacttggaTGTGTACACCCTACTGTctctttgcacacacatacacacacatctaggtgtacaacacacacacacaaaccttgaTGTGTACACCCTACTGTccctttgcacacacatacacacacacatctatgtgtataatgtacacacatacacacacatctgtgtgtgcaacacacacaccatatacacctgcatgcacacacactcatacaccgctgtgcatgtatgcacacaatgGTTTCTCCCCCAGCAGAAATGTTCTATTGTTTTACTaggttttattgtatatatacacattaacatgaatgtttttatttgtacataa
- the LOC118761476 gene encoding uncharacterized protein LOC118761476 isoform X16, whose translation MCTPYCLYAYTYTHLDVYNIHTPGCVHPTVCMHTHRYTYTHLDVYTLLSVCIHIDTHIHTWMCTTHPLLDVYTLLSVCIHIHTHIHTWMCTTYTHLDVYTLLSVCIHIDTHIHTWMCTTHTHLDVYTLLSVCIHIDTHIHTWMCTTHPLLDVYTLLSVCIHIDTHIHTWMCTTHPLLDVYTLLSMHTHRHTYTHLDVYNTHTPGCVHPTVCMHTHTHTPMCTTHTYSPACTHTHTWMCTPYCLCTHIHLCVQHAHTHTNLDVYTLLSLCTHIHTHLGVQHTHTNLDVYTLLSLCTHIHTHIYVYNVHTYTHICVCNTHTIYTCMHTHSYTAVHVCTQWFLPQQKCSIVLLGFIVYIHINMNVFICT comes from the exons ATGTGTACACCCtactgtctgtatgcatacac atatacacacctggatGTGTACAACATACACACTCCTGGATGTGTACACCCtactgtctgtatgcatacacatagatacacatatacacacctggat gTGTACACCCtactgtctgtatgcatacacatagacacacatatacacacctggatGTGTACAACACACCCACTCCTGGATGTGTATACACtactgtctgtatgcatacacatacacacacatatacacacctggatgtgtacaacatacacacacctggATGTGTACACCCtactgtctgtatgcatacacatagacacacatatacacacctggatgtgtacaacacacacacacctggatgTGTATACACtactgtctgtatgcatacacatagacacac atatacacacctggatGTGTACAACACACCCACTCCTGGATGTGTATACACtactgtctgtatgcatacacatagacacacatatacacacctggatGTGTACAACACACCCACTCCTGGATGTGTATACACTACtgtctatgcatacacatagacacacatatacacacctggatgtgtacaacacacacacacctggat gTGTACACCCTActgtctgtatgcacacacatacacacacacctatgtgtacaacacacacatattcacctgcatgcacacacacacacacctggat GTGTACACCCTACTGtctctgcacacacatacatctatgtgtacaacacgcacacacacacacaaacttggaTGTGTACACCCTACTGTctctttgcacacacatacacacacatctaggtgtacaacacacacacacaaaccttgaTGTGTACACCCTACTGTccctttgcacacacatacacacacacatctatgtgtataatgtacacacatacacacacatctgtgtgtgcaacacacacaccatatacacctgcatgcacacacactcatacaccgctgtgcatgtatgcacacaatgGTTTCTCCCCCAGCAGAAATGTTCTATTGTTTTACTaggttttattgtatatatacacattaacatgaatgtttttatttgtacataa
- the LOC118761476 gene encoding uncharacterized protein LOC118761476 isoform X21 — protein MCTTYTLLDVYTLLSVCIHIDTHIHTWMCTTHPLLDVYTLLSVCIHIHTHIHTWMCTTYTHLDVYTLLSVCIHIDTHIHTWMCTTHTHLDVYTLLSVCIHIDTHIHTWMCTTHPLLDVYTLLSVCIHIDTHIHTWMCTTHPLLDVYTLLSMHTHRHTYTHLDVYNTHTPGCVHPTVCMHTHTHTPMCTTHTYSPACTHTHTWMCTPYCLCTHIHLCVQHAHTHTNLDVYTLLSLCTHIHTHLGVQHTHTNLDVYTLLSLCTHIHTHIYVYNVHTYTHICVCNTHTIYTCMHTHSYTAVHVCTQWFLPQQKCSIVLLGFIVYIHINMNVFICT, from the exons atGTGTACAACATACACACTCCTGGATGTGTACACCCtactgtctgtatgcatacacatagacacacatatacacacctggatGTGTACAACACACCCACTCCTGGATGTGTACACCCtactgtctgtatgcatacac atacacacacatatacacacctggatgtgtacaacatacacacacctggATGTGTACACCCtactgtctgtatgcatacacatagacacacatatacacacctggatgtgtacaacacacacacacctggatgTGTATACACtactgtctgtatgcatacacatagacacac atatacacacctggatGTGTACAACACACCCACTCCTGGATGTGTATACACtactgtctgtatgcatacacatagacacacatatacacacctggatGTGTACAACACACCCACTCCTGGATGTGTATACACTACtgtctatgcatacacatagacacacatatacacacctggatgtgtacaacacacacacacctggat gTGTACACCCTActgtctgtatgcacacacatacacacacacctatgtgtacaacacacacatattcacctgcatgcacacacacacacacctggat GTGTACACCCTACTGtctctgcacacacatacatctatgtgtacaacacgcacacacacacacaaacttggaTGTGTACACCCTACTGTctctttgcacacacatacacacacatctaggtgtacaacacacacacacaaaccttgaTGTGTACACCCTACTGTccctttgcacacacatacacacacacatctatgtgtataatgtacacacatacacacacatctgtgtgtgcaacacacacaccatatacacctgcatgcacacacactcatacaccgctgtgcatgtatgcacacaatgGTTTCTCCCCCAGCAGAAATGTTCTATTGTTTTACTaggttttattgtatatatacacattaacatgaatgtttttatttgtacataa
- the LOC118761476 gene encoding uncharacterized protein LOC118761476 isoform X18: protein MCTTYTLLDVYTLLSVCIHIDTHIHTWMCTTHPLLDVYTLLSVCIHIDTHIHTWMCTTYTLLDVYTLLSVCIHIHTHIHTWMCTTYTHLDVYTLLSVCIHIDTHIHTWMCTTHTHLDVYTLLSVCIHIDTHIHTWMCTTHPLLDVYTLLSVCIHIDTHIHTWMCTTHPLLDVYTLLSMHTHRHTYTHLDVYNTHTPGCVHPTVCMHTHTHTPMCTTHTYSPACTHTHTWMCTPYCLCTHIHLCVQHAHTHTNLDVYTLLSLCTHIHTHLGVQHTHTNLDVYTLLSLCTHIHTHIYVYNVHTYTHICVCNTHTIYTCMHTHSYTAVHVCTQWFLPQQKCSIVLLGFIVYIHINMNVFICT from the exons ATGTGTACAACATACACACTCCTGGATGTGTACACCCtactgtctgtatgcatacacatagacacacatatacacacctggatGTGTACAACACACCCACTCCTGGATGTGTACACCCtactgtctgtatgcatacacatagacacacatatacacacctggatGTGTACAACATACACACTCCTGGATGTGTACACCCtactgtctgtatgcatacac atacacacacatatacacacctggatgtgtacaacatacacacacctggATGTGTACACCCtactgtctgtatgcatacacatagacacacatatacacacctggatgtgtacaacacacacacacctggatgTGTATACACtactgtctgtatgcatacacatagacacac atatacacacctggatGTGTACAACACACCCACTCCTGGATGTGTATACACtactgtctgtatgcatacacatagacacacatatacacacctggatGTGTACAACACACCCACTCCTGGATGTGTATACACTACtgtctatgcatacacatagacacacatatacacacctggatgtgtacaacacacacacacctggat gTGTACACCCTActgtctgtatgcacacacatacacacacacctatgtgtacaacacacacatattcacctgcatgcacacacacacacacctggat GTGTACACCCTACTGtctctgcacacacatacatctatgtgtacaacacgcacacacacacacaaacttggaTGTGTACACCCTACTGTctctttgcacacacatacacacacatctaggtgtacaacacacacacacaaaccttgaTGTGTACACCCTACTGTccctttgcacacacatacacacacacatctatgtgtataatgtacacacatacacacacatctgtgtgtgcaacacacacaccatatacacctgcatgcacacacactcatacaccgctgtgcatgtatgcacacaatgGTTTCTCCCCCAGCAGAAATGTTCTATTGTTTTACTaggttttattgtatatatacacattaacatgaatgtttttatttgtacataa
- the LOC118761476 gene encoding uncharacterized protein LOC118761476 isoform X20, with translation MHTHRHTYTHLDVYNTPTPGCVHPTVCMHTHRHTYTHLDVYNIHTPGCVHPTVCMHTHRHTYTHLDVYTLLSVCIHIDTHIHTWMCTTHTHLDVYTLLSVCIHIDTHIHTWMCTTHPLLDVYTLLSVCIHIDTHIHTWMCTTHPLLDVYTLLSMHTHRHTYTHLDVYNTHTPGCVHPTVCMHTHTHTPMCTTHTYSPACTHTHTWMCTPYCLCTHIHLCVQHAHTHTNLDVYTLLSLCTHIHTHLGVQHTHTNLDVYTLLSLCTHIHTHIYVYNVHTYTHICVCNTHTIYTCMHTHSYTAVHVCTQWFLPQQKCSIVLLGFIVYIHINMNVFICT, from the exons atgcatacacatagacacacatatacacacctggatGTGTACAACACACCCACTCCTGGATGTGTACACCCtactgtctgtatgcatacacatagacacacatatacacacctggatGTGTACAACATACACACTCCTGGATGTGTACACCCtactgtctgtatgcatacacatagacac acatacacacacctggATGTGTACACCCtactgtctgtatgcatacacatagacacacatatacacacctggatgtgtacaacacacacacacctggatgTGTATACACtactgtctgtatgcatacacatagacacac atatacacacctggatGTGTACAACACACCCACTCCTGGATGTGTATACACtactgtctgtatgcatacacatagacacacatatacacacctggatGTGTACAACACACCCACTCCTGGATGTGTATACACTACtgtctatgcatacacatagacacacatatacacacctggatgtgtacaacacacacacacctggat gTGTACACCCTActgtctgtatgcacacacatacacacacacctatgtgtacaacacacacatattcacctgcatgcacacacacacacacctggat GTGTACACCCTACTGtctctgcacacacatacatctatgtgtacaacacgcacacacacacacaaacttggaTGTGTACACCCTACTGTctctttgcacacacatacacacacatctaggtgtacaacacacacacacaaaccttgaTGTGTACACCCTACTGTccctttgcacacacatacacacacacatctatgtgtataatgtacacacatacacacacatctgtgtgtgcaacacacacaccatatacacctgcatgcacacacactcatacaccgctgtgcatgtatgcacacaatgGTTTCTCCCCCAGCAGAAATGTTCTATTGTTTTACTaggttttattgtatatatacacattaacatgaatgtttttatttgtacataa